Proteins from one Ananas comosus cultivar F153 linkage group 5, ASM154086v1, whole genome shotgun sequence genomic window:
- the LOC109710332 gene encoding uncharacterized protein LOC109710332 isoform X2, producing the protein MADPVELEKALIALKKGTQLLKYGRKGKPKFYPFRLSHDESSLIWISSSKEKRLKLASVSRIISGQRTLVFQRFPLPEKDHLSFSLIHSQGKRSLDLICKDKVEAEAWFTALSTLISSNQRGVVKLNSWSSGGLSFDSGTRDSSLSNNSFITVDSLENKLNLNTSTKVHSFEDLNYAERTDVTDMQLKNSPSDIRISISSAPSTSSHGSAQEDSEFFGDVYVWGEVIYDSSSRAGLTRNLSASSRTDILLPKPIESNVMLDVNYVNCGVRHAVLVTRQSEVFTWGEECGGRLGHGVGSDVVHPRLVESLSALNIETVACGEYHTCAITVTGELYTWGDGRHNAGLLGHGTKISHWIPKRVAGPLEGVQVSSVSCGTWHTALITTAGQLYTFGDGTFGVLGHGNRETVLYPKEVESLKGLRTIAVSCGVWHTAAVVEVIVTQSSTSSGKLFTWGDGDKYRLGHGDKAPRLKPTCVPSLIDYNFHKIACGHSLTIGLTTSGHLFTMGSSVYGQLGNTQADGKFPCLVVDKLGGEAVAEVACGSYHVAVLTTTGEVYTWGKGANGRLGHGDIEDRKTPMLVETLKDRAVRHIACGSSFTAAICQHKWVSGSEQSQCTACRQAFGFTRKRHNCYNCGLVHCHSCSSKKAFRAALSPNPGKPYRVCDSCYLKLSNVMESAMNNSKKTVMPRLENKDRSEKVDVRGTMKGTSLDLIKNLDAKSVKQGKKTDSLSPFFAVSQLKDIPFIDLNQTASFISSANDPRAVSPFSRKLSPWSISPNLESIDSLKETNDLLNQEVQRLRAEIDSLQQQFEQQEIELQNSERKAQEAATLAAEESTKSKAAKEVIKSLTAQVFNHIY; encoded by the exons ATGGCAGATCCCGTCGAACTCGAGAAG GCACTTATTGCTTTAAAGAAAGGAACTCAGTTGCTTAAATATGGCCGCAAAGGAAAGCCAAAGTTTTATCCGTTCAGATTATCACAT GATGAATCATCATTAATTTGGATCTCGAGTAGTAAAGAGAAACGGTTGAAGTTAGCTTCTGTTTCAAGAATCATCTCCGGACAAAGAACT TTAGTTTTTCAACGGTTTCCACTCCCTGAAAAGGACCACTTGTCCTTTTCACTCATACACAGCCAGGGCAAACGATCGCTTGATCTG ATATGCAAGGATAAAGTTGAGGCAGAGGCATGGTTTACTGCCCTAAGTACATTAATTTCTTCAAATCAGCGCGGAGTTGTGAAATTAAACAGCTGGAGCAGTGGAGGACTTTCATTTGAT AGTGGTACTAGGGACAGCAGTCTGAGCAACAATTCCTTCATTACCGTTGATTCTCTAGAAAATAAGCTAAATTTGAATACTTCAACCAAGGTCCATTCTTTCGAGGACTTAAACTATGCAGAAAGAACAGATGTGACAGATATGCAATTGAAAAACTCCCCTTCTGACATTAGAATAAGTATTTCTAGTGCCCCTAGCACATCTAGTCATGGCTCTGCGCAAGAAGATTCGGAATTTTTCGGTGATGTGTATGTGTGGGGGGAGGTCATCTATGATAGCTCTTCAAGAGCAGGTCTCACTAGAAATCTCAGCGCTTCTTCAAGAACTGACATCCTTTTGCCAAAACCCATAGAGTCCAATGTAATGCTTGATGTCAATTATGTAAATTGTGGGGTCCGCCATGCTGTTCTTGTTACGAGGCAATCAGAAGTATTTACATGGGGAGAAGAGTGTGGTGGCCGGCTTGGTCATGGAGTGGGTTCTGATGTTGTTCACCCACGTCTTGTTGAATCTTTATCGGCCCTCAACATTGAAACTGTTGCTTGTGGGGAGTACCATACCTGCGCTATTACTGTTACTGGAGAGCTTTATACTTGGGGGGATGGCCGACATAATGCAGGCCTTCTTGGCCATGGCACTAAGATCAGCCACTGGATACCTAAAAGAGTTGCAGGGCCCCTTGAGGGAGTACAAGTCTCTTCTGTCTCTTGTGGAACGTGGCATACTGCTTTGATTACTACGGCTGGGCAGCTGTACACTTTTGGGGATGGTACATTTGGAGTTTTAGGGCATGGAAATCGAGAAACCGTTTTGTACCCCAAGGAGGTGGAATCTTTGAAGGGGTTGAGGACGATAGCTGTATCCTGTGGTGTATGGCACACTGCTGCAGTGGTGGAAGTTATCGTTACCCAGTCGAGTACTTCATCTGGAAAGCTGTTCACTTGGGGGGATGGGGACAAATATCGGCTCGGACATGGCGATAAAGCCCCCAGACTTAAACCCACTTGTGTACCCTCGTTAATCGACTACAACTTCCACAAGATAGCATGCGGGCATAGTCTCACAATCGGTTTGACCACTTCGGGACATCTTTTTACTATGGGCAGTTCTGTTTATGGTCAGCTTGGCAATACTCAGGCAGATGGGAAGTTTCCATGTTTAGTTGTGGATAAACTTGGTGGGGAAGCTGTTGCCGAAGTTGCTTGTGGGTCGTACCATGTTGCAGTCTTGACAACAACTGGCGAAGTTTACACGTGGGGAAAGGGGGCTAATGGGAGACTGGGCCATGGAGATATTGAAGACCGGAAAACACCAATGCTTGTCGAAACTCTAAAGGACAGGGCTGTTCGACACATTGCATGTGGTTCCAGCTTCACGGCAGCCATTTGTCAGCACAAATGGGTTTCCGGTTCAGAACAGTCGCAATGCACAGCTTGTAGACAAGCATTTGGGTTTACCAGAAAAAGGCACAATTGTTACAACTGTGGTCTGGTACACTGCCACTCATGCAGCTCGAAGAAGGCTTTTCGAGCAGCACTTTCTCCTAATCCTGGAAAGCCGTATCGTGTGTGTGATTCCTGTTACTTGAAATTGAGTAATGTTATGGAGTCTGCTATGAACAATAGTAAAAAGACTGTTATGCCTCGTTTAGAAAACAAGGATAGGTCTGAAAAGGTGGACGTGAGAGGAACGATGAAGGGTACAAGTTTAGATTTGATCAAGAACTTGGATGCCAAATCAGTCAAACAGGGAAAGAAGACTGATTCTTTGTCTCCATTTTTTGCGGTTTCACAGTTGAAAGACATTCCTTTCATCGACCTGAACCAAacagcttcgtttatttcttcaGCAAATGATCCCAGAGCTGTTTCACCTTTTTCAAGAAAACTGAGTCCATGGTCCATATCACCTAATTTGGAAAGCATTGATAGCCTGAAGGAAACAAATGACCTATTGAACCAAGAAGTTCAGAGGTTGCGTGCCGAG